In one window of Coffea eugenioides isolate CCC68of unplaced genomic scaffold, Ceug_1.0 ScVebR1_197;HRSCAF=806, whole genome shotgun sequence DNA:
- the LOC113756102 gene encoding asparagine synthetase [glutamine-hydrolyzing]-like, producing MLDGMFSFVLLDTRDNSFIVARDAIGITSLYIGWGLDGSVWISSELKGLHDDCEHFEVFPPGHLYSSKNGGLRRWYNPPWFSEAIPSTPYEPLVLRRAFENAVIKRLMTDVPFGVLLSGGLDSSLVAAITARYLAGTKAAKQWGAQLHSFCVGLEGSPDLKAAKEVSDYLGTVHHEFHFTVQDGIDAIEDVIHHVETYDVTTIRASTPMFLMSRKIKSLGVKMVISGEGSDEIFGGYLYFHKAPNKEEFHRETCRKIKALHQYDCLRANKATSAWGVEARVPFLDKEFINVAMSIDPESKMIKLGEGRIEKWILRRAFDDEEHPYLPKHILYRQKEQFSDGVGYSWIDGLKAHAELHVTDKMMLNAEHIFPHNTPTTKEAYYYRTIFERSFPQNSASLTVPGGPSVACSTAKAIEWDASWSENLDPSGRAAVGVHNSAYEKLLPSVANGNLAPTMIDDVPRMVGIPAKELTIQS from the exons ATGCTGGATggaatgttttcttttgttctgcTGGATACCCGTGACAACAGCTTTATTGTTGCCCGGGATGCCATTGGAATCACTTCCCTGTACATTGGCTGGGGGCTTGACG GTTCTGTTTGGATTTCATCAGAATTGAAAGGTTTGCATGATGATTGCGAACATTTTGAGGTCTTTCCACCAGGGCACTTGTATTCCAGCAAGAATGGTGGCCTCCGAAGATGGTACAATCCTCCGTGGTTTTCTGAGGCTATTCCATCAACTCCTTATGAGCCCCTCGTTCTGAGGCGTGCATTTGAAAAT GCCGTGATAAAAAGATTGATGACTGATGTGCCTTTTGGGGTTCTGCTGTCTGGAGGGCTTGATTCGTCATTGGTCGCTGCTATCACTGCTCGTTACTTGGCTGGTACAAAGGCCGCCAAGCAATGGGGAGCACAGCTTCATTCCTTCTGTGTTGGTCTCGAG GGATCTCCAGATTTGAAGGCTGCAAAAGAAGTTTCTGATTATTTGGGTACTGTACATCATGAATTTCACTTCACTGTTCAG GATGGTATCGATGCAATTGAAGATGTTATTCACCACGTCGAGACTTATGATGTGACCACAATCAGAGCAAGCACGCCTATGTTCCTTATGTCGCGGAAGATTAAGTCTCTGGGAGTTAAGATGGTCATATCTGGTGAAGGCTCTGATGAGATATTTGGTGGTTATCTGTACTTTCATAAAGCACCAAACAAGGAAGAGTTCCACCGAGAGACATGTCGCAAG ATTAAGGCCCTTCACCAGTATGATTGCTTGAGGGCAAACAAGGCAACATCTGCTTGGGGTGTAGAAGCTCGTGTTCCATTCCTGGACAAAGAATTCATTAATGTCGCCATGAGCATCGACCCTGAGTCGAAGATG ATTAAACTAGGGGAGGGGCGTATTGAGAAGTGGATTCTTAGGAGAGCTTTTGATGATGAGGAGCACCCCTATCTCCCCAAG CATATTCTGTACAGGCAGAAAGAGCAATTCAGTGATGGCGTAGGTTATAGTTGGATTGATGGCCTTAAAGCCCATGCTGAGCTGCAC GTTACCGACAAGATGATGCTTAATGCTGAACACATCTTCCCCCACAATACCCCAACCACAAAGGAAGCATACTACTACCGAACAATTTTTGAGAGGTCCTTCCCCCAG AATTCAGCAAGCCTTACTGTTCCTGGCGGGCCAAGTGTGGCATGCAGTACAGCAAAAGCTATTGAATGGGATGCTTCATGGTCAGAGAACCTTGATCCTTCGGGCAGGGCTGCTGTCGGGGTGCATAATTCAGCTTACGAGAAGCTTCTTCCATCAGTTGCTAATGGAAATTTGGCACCTACGATGATTGACGACGTTCCACGCATGGTTGGAATACCCGCAAAGGAGCTCACAATCCAGAGCTAA
- the LOC113756101 gene encoding protein NYNRIN-like, with the protein MDVIGTIDPPASNGHRFILVAIEYFTKWVEAESFKHVTKKVVANFLRDHIICRFRVPETLITDNAKNLNNDMVDGLCEQFKIRHRNSAIYRPQMNGTVEAANKNLKKIIRKMTEKHRDWHEKLPYALMAYRTSIRTSTRTTPYSLMYGMEAVLPAEVEIPSLRILMETKLEEADWIKQRYEQLSLIDEKRLNAICHDQCYQKRVARAYNKKVHRRTFEEGDQVLKRILPVQDEAKGKFAPNWQGPFIVQKASFSRHVISKEGIAVDPAKVEAVTEWKRSESPTEIRSFLGLVGYYRRFIKDFSKLASPLTNLTKKSGRFLWDARCEDSFRN; encoded by the exons ATGGATGTGATTGGCACAATTGACCCTCCTGCTTCAAATGggcatcgatttatattggtggcaattgaGTACTTCACCAAATGGGTCGAAGCGGAATCATTCAAGCACGTGACAAAGAAGGTGGTGGCGAATTTCTTAAGAGATCACATCATATGCCGATTTAGGGTGCCGGAAACATTGATTacagacaatgccaagaatctcaACAATGATATGGTGGACGGGCTATGCGAACAGTTCAAAATCAGACATCGCAACTCTGCCATCTATAGGCCGCAGATGAATGGAACTGTAGAAGCcgcaaacaagaatttgaagaagatcaTTCGCAAGATGACTGAAAAGCATCGTGACTGGCATGAAAAGCTCCCTTATGCACTAATGGCGTATCGCACTTCTATCCGAACATCAACTAGGACAACACCCTACTCgctcatgtatggaatggaagctgtGCTACCTGCCGAGGTCGAAATCCCTTCATTGCGTATTCTAATGGAGACCAAGTTGGAAGAGGCTGATTGGATAAAGCAGCGTTATGAACAACTGTCCTTGATTGATGAGAAACGACTTAATGCTATTTGTCACGACCAATGTTATCAAAAACGCGTGGCCCGGGCCTACAACAAGAAAGTCCATCGGCGTACATTTGAGGAAGGTGACCAAGTACTAAAACGAATTTTGCCAGTACAGGATGAGGCAAAAGGCAAAttcgctccaaattggcaagggccattCATTGTTCAAAAG GCTTCTTTCTCGAGGCATGTGATTTCGAAAGAGGGAATTGCTGTAGACCCGGCGAAGGTGGAGGCAGTGACTGAGTGGAAGAGGTCTGAAAGTCCCACCGAGATTCGAAGCTTCTTAGGGTTGGTAGGTTATTACCGTCggtttattaaggatttctCGAAACTTGCCAGTCCTTTAACCAATTTGACAAAGAAAAGTGGTCGGTTTCTGTGGGATGCCCGGTGTGAGGATAGTTTCAGGAATTGA
- the LOC113756100 gene encoding uncharacterized protein LOC113756100 yields MALEMEVKELIAFSDSDLLVHQTLKQWITKDSKILPYHCNLLNLAKQFQILEFRHLPQARNAFADALATLSSMIQYPDELGIEPIQIQLQDKPAHCWVVVKTSDKSPWYNDIKEFIKTGSYPPEASANDKGFLCRMASKFFLNGEVLYKKTLDLNLLRCIDEDEAQYMMKEVHSGVCGPHMNGHLLAKKIMRTGYFGLQWNAIA; encoded by the coding sequence atggctttggaaatggaaGTTAAGGAGTTAATAGCCTTCAGTGATTCAGATTTACTCGTGCACCAAACATTGAAGCaatggataaccaaagattcaaaaatctTGCCATACCACTGTAATTTGCTCAATCTGGctaaacaatttcaaattttggaatTCAGACATCTCCCACAAGCCCGAAATGCATTTGCAGATGCCTTGGCCACCTTATCTTCTATGATACAATATCCAGACGAATTAGGAATCGAGCCTATCCAAATTCAACTCCAAGACAAGCCTGCTCATTGTTGGGTAGTAGTCAAGACATCTGACAAAAGCCCTTGGTACAATGATATTAAGGAATTCATCAAAACCGGGTCTTACCCTCCAGAAGCTAGTGCAAATGACAAGGGTTTCCTGTGCAGAATGGCCTCGaagtttttcttaaatggagagGTATTATACAAAAAGACCTTAGATTTGAACCTCTTAAGATGCATCGATGAAGATGAAGCTCAATACATGATGAAAGAGGTGCATAGCGGTGTCTgcggacctcacatgaatggacATTTGTTGGCAAAGAAAATTATGAGAACCGGGTATTTTGGCTTACAATGGAACGCGATTGCATAg
- the LOC113756103 gene encoding uncharacterized protein LOC113756103, which produces MPVGYNPHAICAYHSGAPGHSTANCRLLKHKIQYMLEAGEIVIKKREEQGPNVSKNPLPEHADTVEVIMDNEEFEELVRSMSNKTEAFGIMDQPFVIEEASYEEDKRPFILDLTPSESAALEPVVIEFPEQVSVLSLRQVPWNYSEPVLQIGGKQILKEEVSAVTRSGKIASSSTASTPIKLSNHEPTPKPAVTEREAWDFLKRLKRSEYNVVEQLNKMPAQISILDLLFSSDLHRDALLEALTQARIPKDISVDNFSHIVENVLTAKQITFSDEELPAEGTGHNKALYVAVRCTRKMLPKVLIDNGSALNICPWRTLVKLGLQDVKLKPSETVVRGFDGAQRESIGEVNLVVEMGPARFQIACQVMHFPSVYNVLLGQPWIHSSGAVPSSLHQVLKFMVNDQLITIFAEEDCIVMADSESEEDGNRNASVSSYRTADIVSVSWITSEDSKDEIVLSAASVMMAKEMIRGGYEFDKGLGRNLQGILKPVELIEKKDLFGLGFRPTARDIQEMKARKRAEKEGKQGALDIPPLRYTFPRPTEVVTSEFSPIDEVETSLTQLFVGAISEDGPSADAEFPNIPEGAIHNWTAEYLPVRKEFR; this is translated from the coding sequence ATGCCGgttgggtacaatccacatgctatttgtgcttatcattcaggaGCACCTGGTCACTCCACTGCCAATTGCCGACTCCTCAAGCATAAAATTCAATACATGTTAGAAGCAGGGGAAATCGTGATTAAGAAAAGAGAAGAGCAAGGACCGAATGTGAGCAAGAATCCCTTGCCGGAGCACGCCGATACTGTTGAAGTTATCATGGATAATGAGGAATTCGAAGAGCTTGTCCGAAGTATGTCAAATAAGACAGAAGCGTTTGGGATAATGGATCAACCTTTTGTGATAGAGGAAGCATCGTATGAGGAAGACAAAAGGCCCTTCATTTTAGACCTAACCCCATCTGAAAGTGCGGCTTTAGAACCTGTGGTAATTGAATTCCCAGAACAAGTGTCGGTTTTAAGTTTACGACAAGTGCCGTGGAATTATAGTGAGCCCGTTTTGCAAATCGGGGGTAAACAAATTTTAAAGGAAGAAGTGTCTGCTGTTACGAGATCAGGAAAGATTGCAAGTTCATCCACTGCCAGCACCCCAATCAAATTAAGCAACCATGAACCGACTCCGAAACCCGCAGTGACCGAAAGAGAAGCATGGGATTTTCTCAAGAGGCTTAAGAGAAGCGAATACAATGTGGTTGAACAGCTGAACAAAATGCCTGCCCAAATTTCCATTTTAGACTTGCTTTTCTCCTCCGACTTGCACAGGGATGCGTTACTTGAAGCTTTGACTCAGGCTCGGATTCCTAAAGATATTTCGGTTGACAATTTCTCGCACATAGTCGAAAATGTATTGACTGCTAAACAAATCACTTTTTCTGATGAAGAGCTGCCTGCGGAAGGAACTGGTCATAACAAAGCCTTATATGTAGCTGTGAGGTGCACTAGGAAAATGTTGCCTAAAGTACTGATCGACAATGGGTCTGCCCTCAATATTTGTCCTTGGAGAACGTTGGTGAAGTTAGGGTTGCAAGATGTCAAATTAAAACCTTCAGAGACCGTAGTTCGAGGATTCGATGGAGCCCAAAGGGAGTCCATAGGAGAAGTAAATTTGGTGGTCGAAATGGGGCCCGCTCGATTTCAGATAGCCTGTCAAGTTATGCACTTTCCCAGTGTCTATAATGTTTTACTCGGGCAGCCATGGATTCATAGCTCTGGCGCTGTGCCCTCTTCCTTGCATCAAGTATTGAAATTTATGGTGAATGACCAGCTGATAACCATTTTTGCTGAAGAAGATTGCATTGTAATGGCCGATTCTGAGTCTGAGGAGGATGGTAACCGAAACGCTTCAGTGTCTTCTTACCGTACGGCTGATATTGTCTCTGTGAGTTGGATAACGAGTGAGGACTCAAAAGATGAAATAGTTTTGTCAGCGGCCAGTGTTATGATGGCCAAGGAGATGATTCGCGGAGGATATGAATTTGATAAGGGATTGGGACGCAATCTACAAGGCATTCTGAAGCCCGTGGAACTCATCGAAAAGAAGGacctatttggtttgggattcCGTCCGACTGCCAGAGATATACAAGAGATGAAAGCACGCAAAAGGGCAGAAAAAGAAGGCAAGCAAGGTGCTTTAGACATTCCGCCACTACGCTATACCTTTCCAAGGCCGACTGAAGTGGTTACATCTGAATTTAGTCCAATTGATGAAGTGGAAACAAGTCTGACTCAATTGTTTGTGGGAGCAATATCCGAAGATGGACCATCAGCTGATGCGGAATTTCCAAACATCCCCGAAGGAGCTATACACAATTGGACTGCCGAGTACCTCCCCGTAcgaaaggagtttcggtaa